A single Pseudoalteromonas phenolica DNA region contains:
- a CDS encoding methyl-accepting chemotaxis protein: MDTATPSFNIFSTLKAKLISAFTLILCILAAIGMTAYLALTSADEGFKSYRELARDSNLASTLQSNMLMVRMNVKDFLLTGSEKDLREYNQYFEEVDRLILDAKQEINKPERAQMVTKLIQEIEQYNVTFEVIKAYRVERNELVLNQLDIIGPRMERELTQVMQSAAQSNNTQLAYAAGEAMRNLLLGRLYVVKYLESNQLSASERVNKEFSSFQDQLINMSTFNLNTENQTRLNNINDMFLDYTNAFNQVQSLIIDRNDKVTNVLDVIGPRFAALVKDLSNSVKSDQDILGPQLKASNEQAVSQIFIMFMTALVISAAIVFFLLRMVMKQLGKDPSELDNIATAISKGDLDQDYNERAPQGVFKSMLEMRESLKLIREKEEQERRVARVNARIKSALDNANSNVMITNTEHQVIYLNSSIQHMFEEVETQLQTELPHFSAKHILNAQINGLMPYFEQHLAQIESLTTSLEEQFEIAGRTFKLVASPVIVEAQRVGTVFEWQDRTDELAAAKEKARIASENARVKYALDGSSGQVMIADKKLSVIYMNNAIHDMFKIASQDIKQAIPHFNPEAIIGNRVDAFFEHFSNKVEEFKTQTTSIETEFVIAGRTFTVIVSPVSVEGERVGTVLEWQDRTDWLAQEREKTRIAAENARVRYALDSVSGNVMIADKNLNIIYANQALKSTIESAEGDIQAHIGQFDANNLIGFPVNQFYLEPEQQRVLFNNLSHTHNSTEYIEERVFSVTSNPIFVNNERIGTVLEWTDRTAEVNIEKEIDNLVQSAAQGDLSQKLSLQDKTGFFEKLSTGLNNLVSTVEIALDDVTKVLSALAQGDLSKRITNDYEGSFGQLKQDTNSTADKLTEVIENITHASGSITQGANEIAQGNADLSQRTEEQASSLEETSASMDEVTEIVRQSSEKAEDANALSMTAEDKASHGGEVVKQAVSAMREINQSSKQITEIISVIDDIAFQTNLLALNAAVEAARAGEQGRGFAVVAGEVRNLAQRSSNAAKEIKDLIRDSQSKVEEGTDLVNRSGDTLSEIVEATSKVRVMMAEIAQSARHQSESIMQINTAITQMDQMTQQNAALVEEAAAAGEAMAEQAQVMNRTVEFFSLTERNASTPALEQTYLPDERYLPNLA; encoded by the coding sequence ATGGACACTGCAACTCCCTCATTTAATATTTTCAGCACACTCAAAGCAAAACTCATATCAGCCTTTACTTTAATTTTGTGCATTTTAGCGGCAATCGGAATGACCGCCTATTTAGCATTAACATCTGCCGACGAAGGATTCAAAAGCTATCGGGAACTTGCAAGAGATTCCAACCTTGCGAGCACATTACAATCAAACATGCTTATGGTGCGAATGAATGTGAAAGACTTTCTTCTCACAGGGAGTGAAAAAGACCTTCGTGAATACAACCAATACTTTGAAGAAGTTGATCGTCTCATACTCGATGCCAAACAAGAGATAAATAAGCCTGAACGGGCACAAATGGTCACTAAACTCATTCAAGAAATTGAGCAATATAATGTGACATTCGAAGTCATAAAAGCGTATCGGGTTGAGCGCAATGAATTAGTGTTAAACCAACTAGATATTATTGGTCCTAGAATGGAGCGTGAGCTAACGCAAGTCATGCAAAGTGCCGCCCAATCTAATAATACGCAATTGGCTTATGCCGCAGGTGAAGCAATGCGCAACTTATTACTAGGCCGATTATATGTTGTGAAATACCTTGAAAGTAACCAACTTTCAGCGTCTGAGCGAGTCAATAAAGAATTCTCTAGCTTCCAAGACCAGCTCATAAATATGAGTACATTTAATTTAAATACAGAAAATCAAACTAGGCTAAACAACATCAATGATATGTTCCTTGATTACACAAATGCCTTTAATCAAGTTCAAAGTCTTATAATCGACAGAAATGACAAAGTAACCAATGTATTAGATGTGATAGGTCCGCGTTTCGCCGCTTTAGTCAAAGATTTAAGTAATTCTGTTAAGTCGGATCAAGATATTCTAGGCCCTCAATTAAAAGCCTCTAATGAACAAGCCGTATCGCAAATTTTCATTATGTTCATGACAGCGCTTGTAATTAGTGCTGCTATCGTATTTTTCTTACTTCGAATGGTAATGAAGCAACTCGGTAAAGATCCTAGTGAGCTAGATAACATTGCGACCGCCATATCAAAAGGCGACTTAGACCAAGACTATAATGAACGAGCACCGCAAGGTGTCTTCAAATCTATGCTCGAAATGCGAGAAAGCTTAAAACTCATCCGTGAAAAAGAAGAACAAGAACGTCGTGTGGCAAGGGTCAATGCCCGTATTAAAAGTGCATTAGATAACGCCAATTCTAATGTCATGATCACCAATACTGAGCATCAAGTCATTTATTTAAATAGCTCAATTCAACACATGTTTGAAGAAGTTGAAACGCAATTACAAACTGAGCTACCTCACTTTAGTGCAAAGCATATTCTAAATGCGCAAATCAATGGATTAATGCCTTACTTTGAACAACACCTTGCACAGATTGAAAGTCTAACCACTAGCCTTGAAGAGCAATTTGAAATTGCAGGAAGAACATTCAAGCTGGTCGCAAGCCCTGTCATCGTTGAAGCGCAACGTGTTGGTACGGTATTCGAGTGGCAAGATAGAACAGATGAGCTTGCAGCGGCAAAAGAGAAAGCACGTATTGCCTCTGAAAATGCACGTGTAAAATATGCTTTAGATGGCTCTTCTGGTCAGGTGATGATCGCAGATAAAAAACTAAGTGTAATTTACATGAATAACGCCATTCATGACATGTTTAAAATTGCCAGCCAAGATATAAAACAAGCTATTCCACACTTTAATCCAGAAGCCATTATTGGGAATCGAGTCGATGCGTTTTTTGAACATTTCAGCAATAAAGTAGAAGAGTTCAAAACTCAAACGACAAGCATTGAAACTGAGTTTGTGATTGCTGGTAGAACATTCACTGTTATCGTTAGCCCTGTTAGTGTTGAGGGTGAACGTGTTGGTACAGTATTAGAATGGCAAGATAGAACTGACTGGTTGGCTCAAGAGCGGGAAAAGACACGTATTGCAGCTGAAAATGCCAGAGTAAGATATGCCCTTGATAGTGTCTCGGGCAATGTCATGATTGCAGACAAAAACCTTAATATCATCTATGCGAACCAAGCACTGAAAAGCACCATAGAAAGTGCTGAAGGCGATATTCAAGCCCACATAGGGCAGTTCGATGCCAACAACCTAATTGGCTTTCCAGTTAATCAATTCTACTTGGAACCAGAGCAGCAACGTGTCTTATTTAATAACTTATCACATACCCACAATAGCACTGAATACATTGAAGAGCGGGTCTTTTCTGTGACCTCTAATCCTATCTTCGTAAATAACGAACGTATTGGTACAGTACTCGAGTGGACTGACAGAACCGCAGAAGTAAATATTGAAAAAGAAATAGACAACTTAGTGCAATCTGCCGCACAGGGTGACTTAAGCCAGAAGCTATCTCTTCAAGATAAGACAGGCTTCTTTGAAAAACTCAGTACAGGCTTAAATAACCTTGTATCTACGGTCGAGATTGCACTTGATGACGTCACAAAAGTGCTGAGTGCATTAGCTCAGGGCGACTTAAGTAAACGTATCACCAACGATTACGAAGGCTCTTTTGGTCAGCTAAAACAAGATACCAACAGCACGGCCGATAAACTGACCGAGGTCATTGAAAACATCACCCATGCCTCTGGCAGTATTACTCAGGGCGCAAATGAAATAGCTCAAGGTAATGCAGATTTGAGTCAACGTACTGAAGAGCAAGCCAGTAGCCTAGAAGAAACCTCGGCAAGTATGGATGAAGTTACCGAGATTGTTCGTCAGAGCTCTGAAAAAGCCGAAGATGCAAATGCCCTTTCTATGACTGCTGAAGACAAAGCCAGTCATGGCGGTGAAGTCGTGAAACAAGCCGTCAGCGCAATGCGTGAAATCAATCAGTCGAGTAAACAAATCACCGAGATCATTAGTGTAATTGATGATATCGCATTCCAAACTAACTTACTTGCCTTGAATGCGGCTGTAGAAGCAGCCCGAGCGGGTGAACAAGGTCGAGGGTTTGCTGTCGTTGCTGGTGAAGTACGTAACCTAGCCCAGCGCTCATCAAATGCAGCAAAAGAGATCAAAGATCTGATCAGAGACAGCCAATCTAAAGTTGAAGAAGGCACCGACTTAGTAAACCGCTCTGGCGACACCTTAAGTGAAATCGTTGAAGCCACCAGCAAAGTACGCGTCATGATGGCTGAGATTGCCCAATCAGCAAGACATCAATCAGAAAGCATTATGCAGATTAATACTGCGATTACTCAAATGGATCAGATGACCCAGCAAAATGCAGCACTGGTTGAGGAAGCAGCCGCAGCTGGTGAAGCCATGGCGGAACAAGCACAAGTGATGAACCGAACGGTAGAATTTTTCTCCTTAACTGAACGCAATGCTTCAACTCCAGCTTTAGAGCAAACCTATCTACCCGATGAACGTTACTTGCCAAATTTGGCTTAA
- a CDS encoding TonB-dependent receptor plug domain-containing protein, protein MQNNKVAKAVKYAIACSVISTGLSTGVAIANEDTEGKNVERIEVTGSRIQRAEFESASPVASFDAEDIAKSGVTSVDEFLKFIPATSGFQLGATTNNGNDGAKKIDLRGMGFNRTLILINGKRSIGDVNSDGAVDLNQVPMSMVKRIDVLKDGASTIYGTDAIAGVVNIILQDDFEGVRVSGSAGAGTSEWDAKQKTFSVLMGTASDKGSITVALEYNSQEELKQGERDWAHDALYPSAIRDENTGEVLGFEAVASGSSNSRTIRLTGDQRAAIAAAGGPDKASWVVDADTGEVRPYDNTKDVYNYAPVNALITPNDRFQIALNGKYEVADGTNAYVDAFYTQRESLQRLAPDASFGRGQMQYVWDNPNNPFGAADRNPWGVDFSASDLTEAQTDPMKGIHINRRFTESGGRIFTQKAHTYRILAGLEGEIGDGMFYDVSFTHGYNEQLDNTKNYHRFDRWQTITNAVNCAANADCKAAGVLDPFADFGAITPEQMAYLSANSLKDFSYGELRHIIATLSGEIETDFGGGFIGWAAGFENRKEKGESIPDEFSSEGLTTSGASDPQLGSFTADEIYLETFIPVADSLSIEAAIRYSDYENNKGATFDSTNFKVSVDWRPLDSLKVRGGISTGFRAPNISEMNQNQSTGFPTVDFICEFEDIRNDITDQQRANCIADADTAELGYAWQPAYTTEAPEKSLIPEESVTTNIGFVYTVPMDDNLVFSVDYWRISIEDLIGSTPYQLLFNSCMDSKDYSASSCSAFPKDDNGKAMPIASFGLPNDATFAFGNVGELDTSGIDFELDYSTEADLGFTDRIGVRVSGTYNIERVETWVELGLERDMVGNAYPFEIYPELKFTTSFIFGGDNWDANYDLRYISETTDALRPASITDDNIADAVLYHDVSASYSMDNARFSVGISNLLDKDAPRYHSGFNANTAPGTYDTIGRRLFASFKLDF, encoded by the coding sequence ATGCAAAATAATAAAGTAGCTAAAGCAGTAAAATATGCGATTGCTTGCTCAGTGATCTCTACAGGACTGTCTACCGGTGTTGCTATCGCAAATGAAGACACTGAAGGCAAAAATGTTGAAAGAATCGAAGTAACAGGTTCACGTATTCAACGTGCTGAGTTTGAATCGGCAAGTCCAGTTGCAAGTTTTGATGCAGAAGATATTGCTAAATCAGGTGTGACAAGTGTCGATGAATTCTTAAAGTTCATTCCTGCGACATCAGGTTTCCAGCTTGGTGCGACAACTAACAATGGTAACGATGGTGCAAAGAAAATTGACCTTCGTGGTATGGGCTTTAACCGTACTCTTATTCTTATCAATGGTAAGCGTTCAATCGGCGACGTAAACTCTGACGGCGCAGTAGATTTAAACCAAGTGCCTATGTCAATGGTTAAGCGTATTGACGTTTTAAAAGATGGCGCTTCAACTATCTATGGTACTGATGCAATTGCAGGTGTTGTAAATATTATTCTGCAAGATGATTTCGAGGGTGTACGCGTTTCGGGTAGTGCTGGTGCAGGTACCTCTGAATGGGATGCAAAGCAAAAAACCTTCTCTGTCTTAATGGGTACAGCCAGTGACAAAGGCTCAATCACTGTTGCATTAGAATACAACTCTCAAGAAGAGTTAAAGCAGGGTGAGCGTGATTGGGCACATGATGCGCTTTACCCTTCAGCGATCCGTGATGAAAATACAGGTGAAGTTTTAGGTTTCGAAGCTGTCGCCAGTGGTAGTTCAAACTCAAGAACCATTCGTTTAACCGGTGACCAAAGGGCTGCAATCGCAGCCGCAGGTGGTCCTGACAAAGCAAGCTGGGTTGTAGATGCAGACACTGGTGAAGTTAGACCATATGACAACACTAAAGATGTTTATAACTATGCGCCAGTCAATGCGTTAATCACGCCAAACGACCGTTTTCAAATTGCCTTAAATGGTAAATACGAAGTGGCTGATGGCACCAATGCGTATGTTGACGCATTTTATACGCAACGTGAATCTCTGCAACGTCTAGCGCCTGATGCATCATTTGGACGAGGTCAAATGCAGTATGTGTGGGATAACCCGAATAACCCATTTGGTGCTGCAGATCGTAACCCTTGGGGTGTAGACTTCTCGGCATCTGACTTAACTGAAGCACAAACGGATCCTATGAAAGGTATTCATATTAACCGTCGTTTCACAGAGTCTGGTGGTCGTATCTTTACTCAAAAAGCGCATACCTACAGAATTTTAGCGGGTCTTGAAGGTGAAATCGGTGATGGCATGTTCTACGATGTGTCTTTCACTCATGGTTATAATGAACAACTTGATAACACCAAAAACTATCACCGTTTTGACCGCTGGCAGACTATCACAAATGCAGTAAATTGTGCGGCAAACGCCGACTGTAAAGCTGCGGGTGTATTAGACCCGTTTGCTGACTTTGGTGCAATCACGCCCGAGCAAATGGCATATCTAAGTGCGAATTCACTGAAAGATTTCAGCTATGGTGAGCTTCGTCACATCATCGCGACTTTATCAGGTGAAATTGAAACAGATTTTGGTGGTGGTTTCATCGGCTGGGCTGCAGGCTTTGAAAACCGCAAAGAAAAAGGCGAATCAATTCCAGATGAATTCTCATCAGAAGGTCTAACAACCAGTGGTGCGAGTGATCCTCAACTAGGTAGTTTTACTGCTGACGAAATTTATCTTGAGACCTTCATCCCTGTTGCAGATTCATTATCAATTGAAGCGGCAATTCGTTATTCTGACTATGAGAATAATAAAGGCGCAACTTTCGACTCGACAAACTTTAAGGTGTCAGTTGATTGGCGTCCACTAGATTCACTTAAAGTACGTGGTGGTATTTCAACAGGTTTTAGAGCACCAAATATTTCTGAGATGAATCAAAACCAATCTACTGGTTTCCCAACAGTTGACTTTATTTGTGAGTTTGAAGACATTCGTAATGATATCACCGATCAGCAAAGAGCTAATTGTATTGCGGATGCTGATACGGCTGAGTTAGGTTACGCTTGGCAACCAGCTTATACAACAGAAGCACCAGAGAAAAGCCTGATCCCTGAAGAATCGGTAACCACAAACATCGGCTTTGTATACACAGTGCCAATGGACGATAACTTAGTATTCAGTGTTGATTATTGGAGAATCAGTATTGAAGACTTAATTGGTTCTACGCCATACCAGTTACTGTTTAATAGTTGTATGGATTCAAAAGATTACTCTGCGTCTTCATGTTCGGCGTTCCCGAAAGATGATAACGGTAAAGCGATGCCAATCGCATCTTTTGGTCTTCCTAATGATGCAACGTTTGCATTCGGTAACGTTGGTGAGCTGGATACGTCTGGTATCGACTTTGAACTGGACTACTCGACAGAAGCTGACTTAGGTTTCACTGACCGCATTGGTGTGCGTGTAAGTGGTACATATAACATCGAGCGTGTTGAAACATGGGTTGAGTTAGGCCTTGAGCGTGACATGGTAGGTAATGCTTACCCGTTCGAAATCTATCCTGAGCTTAAGTTCACAACCTCGTTCATCTTTGGCGGTGATAACTGGGATGCGAACTATGACCTTCGCTATATCAGTGAAACGACGGATGCATTACGTCCAGCGTCAATTACTGATGACAATATCGCAGATGCGGTACTTTATCACGACGTAAGCGCAAGCTATAGCATGGATAATGCTCGCTTTAGTGTGGGTATTAGTAACTTGTTAGATAAAGATGCACCTCGTTATCACAGTGGCTTTAACGCAAATACGGCTCCAGGTACATACGACACAATCGGTCGTCGTCTATTTGCAAGCTTCAAGCTTGATTTCTAA
- a CDS encoding lipoate--protein ligase family protein, translating to MKPKLLLYPNIQVENVFAKETEVLGQLQKGELNKALILWQPDKPTLVLPSGNKWQSSEGLHQQLMQMGWQLFSRKTGGAPVPQVPGVINVSHMYVWDEQTPYSITKAYQGFCDKLSRFFALYNVKVDVHATEFSYCDGDYNLNISGKKVVGTAQRVVLKNGGGKVVLAQACILIKTDISTIINPVNTCYEYHQQTERVRSEAHTCLTQHTEQQDSVEGYFQNLIKAFS from the coding sequence ATGAAACCTAAACTTTTATTGTATCCAAATATTCAGGTTGAAAATGTATTTGCAAAAGAAACGGAAGTCTTAGGTCAATTGCAAAAAGGGGAGTTAAATAAAGCCTTAATTTTGTGGCAACCTGATAAGCCAACATTGGTTTTGCCGTCTGGTAATAAGTGGCAAAGTTCAGAAGGACTGCATCAACAGCTTATGCAAATGGGGTGGCAGTTGTTTAGTCGCAAAACAGGTGGTGCGCCTGTACCACAAGTCCCCGGCGTGATTAATGTTTCTCATATGTATGTTTGGGATGAGCAAACACCTTATTCAATAACCAAAGCCTATCAAGGTTTTTGTGACAAGCTATCTCGGTTTTTTGCTCTATATAACGTTAAAGTTGATGTACATGCCACTGAGTTTTCTTATTGTGATGGTGACTACAATCTCAATATTTCAGGAAAAAAAGTCGTGGGAACAGCTCAGCGAGTGGTGCTTAAGAATGGTGGTGGAAAGGTGGTACTTGCACAAGCTTGTATTTTAATTAAAACAGACATTAGCACCATCATAAACCCCGTAAATACCTGTTACGAATACCACCAACAAACTGAACGTGTTCGTTCAGAGGCCCATACTTGCTTAACTCAACATACTGAGCAGCAAGACTCTGTTGAGGGTTACTTTCAAAATTTAATAAAGGCCTTTTCATAG
- a CDS encoding sensor histidine kinase, protein MRLKSGFIISQACIIISLIVIVVGGIFLHQQSQLNKQTDQQLLEYKNTFSRFLNLQSAFSLYRSKDIENELREHKNNYALAAISLKQRIEKDDIALLLLSQIQVGIGEFEKNLLEQIKLQRRLGFDEDRGLRGFFRKAVHKLQSISSTIENHQFEILVLELRRREKDYLLRWDQKYLKLHKELITKTQQLFLSLPPELSAELNTRLNEYNQGFNQYIYHLETQGQHASQGLKGKNNELSKELGERFDKLYQHINEQQASTAQDYLRNIFILILATSILSLSVSFIINRRMTFSLIAVTSFIKKLSKSEDFSERLKLGGNDELSQFSDDLGVLLSHVETLIERLSMAQKRLIEDAKMASLGGLVKGFAHELNTPLGVAITSESFLRDKVGKLKEDFRQGKISKANLQILLQEFDDSLNLIESNLTRSAELITSFKQVASHQEYDELVEFDILEFLENLIISLRHEIDKHNANITLDIPKGMIIKSYLGAFGQIFTIFIVNSLRHGQVEDKILNIEVSCKFVSGAIHFRFSDDGAGISENLLDKVFEPFVTTKRGEGGTGLGLSIVYNLVTQRLGGHIELQSIEGKGICIYMHFNDLPFRQHFE, encoded by the coding sequence ATGAGATTAAAGAGCGGATTTATCATTTCCCAAGCTTGTATCATTATCAGTTTAATCGTCATTGTTGTTGGTGGTATTTTTCTACATCAACAGTCACAATTGAACAAACAAACAGATCAACAACTTCTCGAGTATAAAAATACTTTTAGTCGCTTTCTTAATTTGCAATCTGCATTTAGCCTATACCGTTCAAAAGACATTGAAAACGAACTTAGAGAACACAAAAATAATTATGCTCTTGCAGCGATTTCACTCAAACAACGTATTGAGAAGGATGACATTGCTCTACTCTTACTTAGCCAAATTCAAGTGGGGATCGGCGAATTTGAGAAAAACTTGTTAGAACAAATAAAATTGCAGAGGCGTTTGGGGTTTGATGAAGACAGAGGATTAAGAGGTTTTTTTCGTAAAGCTGTACATAAATTACAATCTATCTCTTCAACGATAGAAAATCACCAGTTTGAAATATTAGTTTTAGAACTTAGACGAAGAGAAAAAGACTACCTACTACGTTGGGACCAAAAATATCTCAAACTCCATAAGGAGTTAATAACCAAAACACAGCAACTATTCCTCTCTCTCCCTCCTGAATTGAGCGCAGAACTAAACACCAGACTCAATGAGTATAATCAAGGATTTAATCAATATATTTATCATTTAGAAACACAAGGACAACATGCTTCTCAAGGCTTAAAAGGTAAAAACAACGAACTTTCTAAAGAGCTTGGAGAGCGTTTTGATAAGCTGTATCAACATATTAATGAACAGCAGGCATCGACAGCTCAAGATTACCTTAGAAATATCTTTATCCTTATTTTGGCTACATCCATACTAAGTCTTTCTGTCTCCTTTATTATTAATCGCAGAATGACTTTTTCTCTAATTGCTGTCACCTCTTTTATTAAAAAACTGTCTAAAAGTGAAGATTTTAGCGAGCGATTAAAACTGGGCGGTAATGACGAACTTTCTCAATTTAGTGATGATTTAGGTGTGCTGTTAAGTCATGTTGAAACACTCATTGAAAGATTATCTATGGCACAAAAACGACTTATTGAAGATGCAAAAATGGCTAGCCTTGGCGGGTTAGTGAAAGGTTTTGCTCATGAGTTAAATACCCCGCTGGGCGTTGCCATTACCAGTGAATCTTTTCTGAGAGATAAAGTAGGCAAGCTCAAAGAAGACTTCAGGCAAGGAAAGATTTCTAAAGCCAACTTGCAAATTTTACTGCAAGAGTTTGATGACTCACTCAATTTAATTGAAAGTAATTTAACTCGTTCAGCAGAGCTCATAACTAGCTTTAAGCAAGTTGCATCTCATCAAGAATATGACGAGTTGGTTGAGTTTGATATTCTTGAATTTTTGGAAAATTTAATAATCAGCTTAAGACACGAAATTGATAAGCATAATGCAAATATCACGCTCGACATCCCAAAAGGGATGATCATAAAAAGCTACCTAGGTGCGTTTGGACAAATATTTACTATCTTTATCGTCAACAGCCTACGTCATGGTCAAGTTGAAGATAAAATACTCAATATTGAGGTTTCTTGTAAATTTGTCAGCGGTGCGATCCATTTCAGATTTAGCGATGATGGTGCCGGCATAAGTGAAAATTTGCTAGATAAGGTGTTTGAGCCCTTTGTAACAACAAAACGAGGAGAAGGTGGAACAGGCTTAGGTCTAAGTATCGTTTATAACTTGGTCACCCAGCGCCTAGGTGGTCATATTGAATTACAAAGTATTGAAGGCAAAGGCATATGTATTTATATGCACTTCAATGATCTCCCATTTCGTCAGCACTTTGAGTGA
- a CDS encoding SUMF1/EgtB/PvdO family nonheme iron enzyme, whose translation MVKNILSIVSALSCAQAIANSQVSTYFEPPTASIPAGSFMAKNHAGEGRYKVIMQPFQMAKYELTVAEFRKFVEDTGYKAPTNCMHEIGPGWFGAGEKDGSWDNNFFNLSEYHPVVCIGITGAEDYAKWLSNKTGKQYELMSEAQWLYVMKTGGYDEYISEKGKKRHQVCEIANLADQHANAMTGKIYQAPYSSAYTIEDCNDKEILSSTVGLYKADKYGVHDLLGNIQEVVADCYIDGKQGFPQGGGPVTQANCTSRIAKGSSWHWEVPDLDRRGEMADDFIAAIEGFRLVLNTKGKVLPAQTGNNEFVMGLAQAQKQAKVVHAQIAEYPTKVSDLSLHEKEPNVVLTWKHSRQSLGTTYKITRLDLVSNHEKVIAQGITELKYVDTKPSKNKARYTVTAQVGEREGLVSNTVDSNTVITHNLPARIQAEAFSKGAAVNVRNSSQEPKHDLVFINMRNTSADYQVKVTKAGKYTLEPRVFHSGDKQTFSVFLNGQLLKEITTTGEDGWQTASAVPVTLPKGTHVLTIKPMGERTRFSINWLDVKKL comes from the coding sequence ATGGTAAAAAATATCCTTTCAATAGTCTCAGCTTTAAGCTGCGCTCAAGCTATCGCTAATTCACAGGTAAGTACTTATTTTGAGCCTCCTACTGCCAGTATTCCTGCTGGCAGCTTTATGGCAAAGAATCATGCAGGTGAAGGTCGATATAAAGTAATAATGCAGCCATTTCAAATGGCAAAGTATGAACTCACTGTGGCAGAGTTTAGAAAGTTTGTTGAAGATACGGGTTACAAGGCGCCAACAAATTGTATGCATGAAATTGGCCCCGGGTGGTTTGGGGCTGGGGAGAAAGATGGTTCGTGGGATAATAACTTCTTCAATCTTTCTGAGTATCACCCTGTGGTATGTATCGGCATTACAGGTGCTGAAGATTATGCTAAATGGCTGTCTAATAAAACAGGTAAACAGTATGAGTTAATGTCAGAGGCTCAATGGCTTTATGTAATGAAGACAGGAGGTTACGATGAGTATATTTCTGAAAAAGGCAAAAAGCGTCATCAAGTATGTGAAATAGCCAATTTAGCAGACCAGCACGCAAATGCGATGACAGGAAAAATTTATCAAGCCCCATATTCATCTGCTTATACCATTGAGGATTGTAACGATAAGGAGATACTTTCTTCTACCGTTGGCTTATATAAAGCGGATAAATATGGGGTGCATGATCTGCTTGGAAATATTCAGGAGGTGGTTGCTGATTGTTATATTGATGGTAAACAAGGATTCCCTCAAGGTGGTGGTCCTGTAACTCAAGCTAACTGTACTTCACGTATTGCTAAAGGCAGCAGTTGGCACTGGGAGGTACCTGATCTAGACCGAAGAGGTGAAATGGCTGATGATTTTATCGCGGCAATAGAAGGTTTTCGCTTGGTACTTAATACAAAAGGAAAAGTTCTACCTGCTCAAACTGGCAATAATGAGTTTGTTATGGGCTTAGCTCAAGCACAAAAGCAGGCAAAAGTTGTTCATGCTCAAATAGCCGAATATCCAACTAAGGTTTCTGATTTATCTTTACATGAAAAAGAGCCAAATGTTGTTTTAACTTGGAAGCATAGTAGGCAGTCGTTAGGCACAACTTATAAGATTACACGTTTAGATTTGGTCTCTAATCATGAGAAAGTTATTGCGCAAGGGATAACAGAGCTGAAATATGTAGATACTAAGCCAAGTAAAAATAAGGCGAGATACACAGTAACAGCACAAGTGGGCGAGAGAGAAGGGTTAGTTTCGAATACGGTTGATTCAAATACAGTCATTACGCATAACTTACCGGCCCGAATTCAGGCAGAGGCATTTAGTAAAGGTGCAGCGGTCAATGTACGAAACTCATCTCAAGAACCTAAACACGATTTGGTTTTTATCAATATGCGTAATACGAGTGCTGATTATCAGGTTAAGGTAACAAAAGCGGGTAAGTATACCCTTGAGCCTAGAGTATTTCATAGTGGTGACAAGCAGACTTTCTCTGTGTTTTTAAATGGACAATTATTGAAAGAAATCACTACTACTGGCGAAGATGGTTGGCAAACAGCAAGTGCAGTACCAGTGACTTTACCTAAAGGTACGCACGTACTCACTATTAAGCCTATGGGTGAGCGAACACGCTTTTCTATTAATTGGTTAGATGTAAAAAAGTTATAG